In a single window of the Leptolyngbyaceae cyanobacterium genome:
- the rpsB gene encoding 30S ribosomal protein S2, with translation MPVVSLAQMMEAGVHFGHQTRRWNPKMSPYIYTSRNGVHIIDLVQTAQLMENAYSYMRTAAEQGKKFLFIGTKRQAAGIVAQEASRCGAYYINQRWLGGMLTNWATIKTRVERLKDLERRQESGALDLLPKKEAAVLRREMEKLQKYLGGIKAMRKIPDVVVIVDQRREYNAVQECLKLGIPIVSLLDTNCDPDVVDIPIPANDDAIRSIKLIVGKLADAIYEGRHGQLEAAEEEDYEDYEGAEDEIDYDESEYIDEDEDEDTEE, from the coding sequence ATGCCAGTTGTCTCATTAGCTCAAATGATGGAGGCAGGGGTTCACTTTGGCCACCAAACTCGCCGTTGGAACCCGAAAATGTCTCCCTACATTTACACCTCCCGCAACGGAGTTCACATCATCGACTTGGTGCAAACAGCCCAGTTGATGGAAAATGCTTACAGCTATATGCGGACTGCTGCCGAGCAAGGAAAGAAATTTCTCTTTATCGGCACCAAGCGTCAAGCAGCCGGAATAGTAGCGCAAGAAGCCAGCCGTTGTGGAGCTTACTATATTAACCAACGTTGGTTAGGTGGAATGCTCACCAACTGGGCTACCATCAAAACGCGGGTAGAGCGTTTAAAAGATTTGGAACGTCGCCAGGAAAGCGGTGCCCTAGATTTATTACCGAAAAAAGAAGCAGCCGTATTGCGTCGCGAGATGGAAAAGCTGCAAAAATATCTGGGCGGCATCAAAGCAATGCGGAAAATTCCCGATGTAGTGGTGATCGTAGATCAACGGCGGGAGTATAACGCAGTTCAAGAATGCTTGAAACTGGGAATTCCGATCGTATCTTTATTAGATACAAACTGCGACCCCGATGTAGTAGATATTCCCATTCCAGCTAACGATGACGCCATTCGATCGATTAAACTAATCGTTGGAAAATTGGCTGATGCCATCTACGAAGGTCGTCACGGTCAGCTAGAAGCAGCAGAAGAAGAAGACTACGAAGATTACGAAGGCGCTGAAGACGAGATCGACTACGATGAGAGTGAATACATCGATGAAGATGAGGATGAAGACACCGAGGAGTAG
- a CDS encoding glycosyltransferase family 2 protein, translated as MFFSIVIPTYNRKPILQKCLRALERQHLDVGSPVNGYEVVLVDDGSTDGTISWLESHHTEFPHLRIFSQDHQGPAAARNLGVEKAKGDTIIFIDSDLVVAENFLQAHAATLIQGEKTLGSDRLFTYGRVINTCNFDNPTSEPYKLTDFSAAYFATGNVAIARHWLLTAGRFDTRFQLYGWEDLELGVRLKALNLKLIKCPDAVGYHWHPPFSLDQLPQLIDKEIQRGRMGVLFYQKHPTWEVRMMIQMTWLHRILWGILSLGGLLNERTMAPLLQLLIKTGKPQLALEIARIFLNWYNVRAVYAAYAQIGKS; from the coding sequence GTGTTTTTCAGCATAGTAATTCCCACTTACAACCGCAAACCAATTCTCCAAAAGTGCCTCCGCGCTTTGGAACGCCAGCATTTAGATGTTGGTAGCCCAGTTAATGGTTATGAAGTCGTGCTGGTCGATGATGGTTCCACAGATGGCACGATTTCTTGGCTAGAGTCCCATCACACCGAGTTTCCCCACCTGCGAATATTTTCCCAAGACCACCAAGGGCCAGCCGCCGCCCGCAATCTCGGTGTAGAGAAAGCTAAAGGCGATACCATCATTTTTATCGATAGCGATTTGGTAGTCGCGGAAAACTTTCTGCAAGCCCATGCTGCCACATTGATTCAAGGGGAAAAAACGTTAGGTAGCGATCGCCTTTTCACCTACGGGCGCGTCATCAACACCTGTAACTTCGATAACCCAACCTCAGAACCCTACAAACTCACCGACTTCTCAGCTGCTTATTTTGCCACTGGAAATGTTGCGATCGCCCGTCACTGGCTTTTAACAGCCGGACGATTCGACACCCGCTTTCAACTTTACGGCTGGGAAGACTTAGAACTAGGCGTGCGACTCAAAGCACTCAATTTAAAATTAATTAAATGTCCCGATGCCGTTGGTTACCACTGGCATCCACCCTTTAGCTTAGACCAACTACCCCAACTGATTGACAAAGAAATTCAACGCGGACGAATGGGAGTTCTTTTCTACCAAAAACATCCCACTTGGGAAGTTCGCATGATGATCCAAATGACTTGGCTGCATCGAATCCTTTGGGGTATTCTTTCCCTTGGCGGTTTACTAAACGAAAGGACAATGGCTCCCTTATTGCAATTGCTAATCAAGACAGGTAAACCTCAATTAGCATTGGAAATCGCCCGTATTTTCCTTAATTGGTACAATGTCAGAGCAGTTTATGCCGCTTACGCTCAAATCGGAAAAAGTTGA
- a CDS encoding VOC family protein, with the protein MANSRLQANHGKQYPEFWVQIPIDGQPATVGNGTHIGFVAPTKESVRAFYEAALAAGAIDDGAPSPRPEYGEPYYGCFVRDPDGHKIEASYWDTRSIDEPYLNESEP; encoded by the coding sequence ATTGCCAACTCTAGGCTGCAAGCGAATCATGGCAAGCAGTATCCAGAATTTTGGGTACAAATCCCGATCGATGGTCAACCCGCAACGGTCGGAAATGGAACTCACATCGGCTTTGTTGCTCCCACCAAAGAATCAGTTCGCGCTTTCTACGAGGCTGCGTTAGCTGCCGGAGCGATCGATGATGGCGCTCCCAGCCCCAGGCCAGAATATGGCGAACCCTACTATGGTTGCTTCGTGCGCGATCCAGACGGTCATAAGATAGAAGCATCTTATTGGGATACGCGATCGATCGACGAACCCTACCTAAATGAGTCCGAACCATAA
- a CDS encoding glycosyltransferase family 39 protein → MYRKLSQLGNQESRLLRAESSIDRLWVFGLLLAALFLYLINLGNLPLRDWDEGIVAQVAREIYQAPAGSLRWLYPTLGGEAYINKPPLVHWLIAWAYSLGDVNEWTSRLSGAILAAISIPLLYKIGREIFHCRLYAIFAALIYLTLLPVVRHGRLAMLDGAVSCFFLFAMWFLLRSRRDLRYCLGAGIGFGLICLTKGILGLLLGAIALLFLAWDTPRLLKSGYFWVGILIGSIPVGFWYGAQVLHYGQTFIDVGLIDQSFKRVWTPIENHAGPPWYYLLEIFKYNWPWLIFLPQSLIYTWENRNSSWAKLLLVWSGAYFLAISLMTTKLPWYVMPIYPALALALGAYLAEIWYWPSTKTYPRAWSIVLGLLALVSWLGSIYFGKFIPEPETDLQLVMVAIAITMSLAAFLVAQRDFQFIPILIWGSYVSLSLLMISDHWIWELAEHYPVKPVAEIIQRIPVNQKVYTSHPHFRPSLNFYSDRQVIPATLPQLKEFWAQEPSPYLLLDREALQNLKLERVKTRGAAAGWTLITRDKQ, encoded by the coding sequence ATGTATCGTAAACTTTCGCAGTTGGGTAATCAAGAGAGCCGTTTGCTTCGCGCTGAAAGCTCGATCGACCGCTTGTGGGTCTTTGGGTTGCTACTAGCCGCACTTTTCCTCTATCTGATTAATTTAGGCAATCTACCACTGCGGGATTGGGATGAGGGAATTGTTGCTCAAGTAGCCCGCGAAATTTACCAAGCACCCGCAGGTTCTCTCCGTTGGCTTTACCCTACTTTAGGGGGAGAAGCTTATATTAATAAGCCGCCTTTGGTACATTGGTTAATAGCTTGGGCGTATTCTCTAGGAGATGTCAACGAGTGGACGAGCCGCTTGTCGGGAGCAATACTGGCGGCTATTTCAATACCCTTACTGTATAAAATCGGGCGCGAAATTTTTCACTGTCGTCTCTACGCTATTTTCGCCGCTTTGATTTATTTGACTTTACTGCCAGTAGTGCGTCACGGACGTTTGGCAATGCTGGATGGAGCGGTATCGTGCTTTTTTCTATTTGCGATGTGGTTTTTGTTACGTAGTCGGCGCGACTTGCGTTATTGCTTGGGCGCCGGAATCGGCTTTGGGTTAATTTGCTTAACAAAAGGTATTTTAGGATTACTATTGGGCGCGATCGCGCTTTTATTCCTCGCTTGGGATACCCCCCGACTGTTGAAATCCGGTTATTTTTGGGTCGGCATCTTGATAGGCAGCATCCCAGTAGGTTTTTGGTACGGCGCTCAAGTGCTGCACTACGGTCAAACTTTTATTGATGTCGGCCTAATCGATCAATCTTTCAAACGTGTTTGGACACCGATCGAAAATCATGCAGGGCCGCCTTGGTATTACTTACTAGAAATCTTTAAATATAACTGGCCTTGGCTCATCTTCTTACCCCAAAGTTTAATTTATACATGGGAAAATCGCAATTCAAGCTGGGCTAAATTATTACTGGTTTGGAGCGGTGCTTATTTCTTAGCCATTTCTTTGATGACAACCAAACTTCCCTGGTATGTCATGCCAATTTATCCAGCTTTAGCCCTCGCTTTAGGAGCTTACTTAGCAGAAATATGGTATTGGCCTAGTACAAAAACTTATCCCCGTGCTTGGTCGATCGTTTTAGGATTGCTAGCTTTAGTTAGTTGGCTCGGTAGTATTTATTTTGGCAAGTTTATTCCCGAACCAGAAACTGATTTACAGCTAGTCATGGTGGCGATTGCCATCACCATGAGTTTAGCCGCTTTTTTAGTTGCCCAGCGTGACTTTCAGTTTATACCAATTTTAATATGGGGCAGTTATGTTTCCCTATCCTTACTAATGATTTCCGACCATTGGATTTGGGAATTAGCAGAACATTACCCCGTTAAACCAGTTGCCGAAATTATCCAGCGTATCCCAGTTAATCAGAAAGTTTATACCTCACATCCCCATTTTCGTCCTTCCTTAAATTTTTATAGCGATCGCCAAGTTATTCCAGCAACTTTACCTCAACTAAAAGAATTTTGGGCGCAAGAGCCTAGCCCTTATTTGCTGCTCGATCGAGAAGCCCTGCAAAATCTCAAGCTAGAACGAGTAAAAACCCGTGGTGCAGCCGCAGGATGGACGCTGATTACACGGGATAAGCAATAA
- a CDS encoding DUF4833 domain-containing protein, which yields MFNRQNQFAIVGFTSFMLLSGAAPLLANDIPSVFHISKNDNGNQVHYGIRLNQNCVPIPNQPVYVYWQKEDGTTRELISLEQSGYGIFSQAVSGAKVDIVLNAFRSRGIQKLISFKSVKLNDGRCQASAFTSINGKPMQLTKLDILLSNINRNPFTGGTIGGRIVSLTLIGSTKDGKSEEVISCTSDCRFGL from the coding sequence ATGTTTAATCGCCAAAATCAATTCGCTATAGTTGGCTTTACCAGCTTCATGTTGTTGTCTGGTGCAGCGCCCTTATTAGCAAATGACATTCCCAGCGTTTTTCACATTTCCAAAAATGATAATGGCAATCAAGTGCATTATGGGATACGACTGAATCAAAACTGCGTACCAATCCCAAATCAACCAGTATATGTATATTGGCAGAAAGAAGACGGAACAACTAGGGAACTGATCTCGCTAGAACAATCTGGTTACGGTATATTCAGCCAAGCTGTCTCCGGTGCAAAGGTAGACATCGTTCTTAATGCTTTCCGCTCCAGAGGTATCCAAAAGTTAATTTCATTTAAATCTGTTAAGTTGAATGATGGCCGTTGTCAAGCTTCCGCATTTACCAGTATTAACGGTAAGCCAATGCAACTTACTAAGTTAGATATTTTACTAAGTAATATTAATCGAAACCCGTTTACTGGTGGTACGATAGGTGGCAGGATAGTTAGTTTAACGCTTATTGGTTCAACTAAAGATGGCAAAAGTGAAGAAGTAATTTCATGTACTTCGGATTGTCGCTTCGGTCTTTAA
- a CDS encoding fatty acid desaturase, with translation MQAPSIDLNTFPQAESSDLSAELPFTLSQLKSAIPPQCFEPSIPKSLFYLFLDVSIVSLLYAVAYYLNSWWFWPVFWLMQGTMFWALFVVGHDCGHGSFSKKKWLNNLVGHLTHTPILVPFHGWRISHRTHHQNTGNIDTDESWYPVTESKYKEMGWPEKLIRFQLLLIAYPIYLFKRSPGKQGSHFNPNSPLFKPSEKWDIITSTVCWSLMIGFLGWLTYQFGWMFLLKYYLGPYVVFVVWLDLVTYLHHTEPDIPWYRGKDWYFLKGALSTIDRDYGFINNIHHNIGTHVAHHIFLSIPHYHLKTATEAIKPILGDYYRESRESIWRSFVRSYLTCHFVSDTGSKVYYQSKEKLGKA, from the coding sequence GTGCAAGCTCCCTCGATCGACTTAAATACTTTTCCTCAAGCGGAATCTTCCGATCTCAGTGCAGAACTCCCCTTCACCCTCAGTCAGTTAAAATCTGCCATTCCGCCCCAATGTTTTGAACCATCCATCCCAAAATCTCTTTTCTATTTATTTTTGGACGTGTCTATAGTTAGCCTGCTTTACGCAGTTGCCTACTACCTAAACTCCTGGTGGTTTTGGCCCGTATTTTGGCTGATGCAAGGAACTATGTTTTGGGCTTTGTTTGTCGTAGGACATGACTGCGGTCACGGCTCTTTTTCTAAGAAGAAATGGCTGAATAATTTAGTAGGACATTTAACCCATACTCCCATCCTAGTCCCTTTTCACGGTTGGCGAATTAGCCACAGAACTCACCATCAAAATACAGGTAATATCGATACCGACGAAAGCTGGTATCCCGTCACCGAAAGCAAATATAAGGAGATGGGTTGGCCGGAAAAATTAATCCGCTTTCAATTGTTACTAATTGCTTATCCTATATATCTTTTTAAACGTTCTCCAGGAAAGCAAGGTTCTCATTTTAATCCGAACAGTCCTCTGTTTAAACCATCGGAAAAATGGGATATTATCACCAGTACCGTATGCTGGTCATTAATGATAGGTTTTTTGGGTTGGTTGACCTATCAATTTGGCTGGATGTTTTTGCTAAAATACTACCTCGGCCCCTATGTGGTGTTTGTGGTTTGGCTCGATTTAGTAACCTATTTACATCACACAGAACCAGATATTCCTTGGTATCGCGGTAAAGATTGGTATTTCCTCAAAGGTGCATTATCTACGATCGATCGCGATTACGGATTTATCAATAACATTCACCACAATATCGGCACTCATGTAGCCCATCACATTTTTCTAAGCATCCCTCACTATCATTTAAAAACCGCAACAGAAGCAATCAAACCAATTTTGGGAGATTATTACCGCGAGTCTCGCGAATCCATTTGGCGATCTTTTGTTCGTTCCTACCTAACCTGTCATTTTGTTTCAGATACAGGCAGTAAGGTTTATTACCAATCTAAAGAAAAGTTAGGAAAAGCTTAA
- the tsf gene encoding translation elongation factor Ts yields the protein MAEISAKAVQELRQKTGAGMMDCKKALIETGGDMEKAGDWLRQKGLARAGKIEAKAATDGLVGSYIHTGGRVGVLVEVNCQTDFVARTEGFKALVQNIAMQIAASPNVEYVKVSDIPSQVVEKEKAIEMGREDLGNKPENIKEKIVQGRIEKRLKEMTLLDQPYIKDQNITVEELIKNNVAQLGENIQVRRFARFVLGEGLEKEESNFAEEVAAQMGAK from the coding sequence ATGGCGGAAATATCTGCAAAAGCAGTCCAAGAACTGCGCCAAAAAACTGGCGCAGGCATGATGGATTGCAAAAAAGCGCTCATAGAAACCGGCGGCGACATGGAAAAAGCCGGCGATTGGCTGCGGCAAAAAGGATTGGCTCGGGCCGGTAAAATAGAAGCAAAAGCAGCAACAGATGGTTTAGTAGGTAGCTACATTCACACTGGTGGGCGAGTAGGCGTACTGGTAGAAGTCAACTGCCAGACTGACTTTGTTGCCCGCACGGAAGGTTTTAAAGCCTTAGTACAAAACATTGCCATGCAGATTGCTGCTTCCCCCAACGTCGAGTACGTCAAGGTAAGCGATATCCCCTCCCAAGTCGTAGAAAAAGAAAAAGCGATCGAAATGGGACGGGAAGACCTGGGTAATAAACCAGAAAACATCAAAGAAAAAATCGTTCAGGGTCGAATTGAAAAACGCCTGAAAGAAATGACTTTGTTGGATCAACCTTACATCAAAGACCAAAACATCACGGTAGAAGAGTTGATCAAAAACAACGTAGCTCAGTTGGGTGAAAACATCCAAGTGCGCCGCTTCGCCCGTTTCGTATTGGGTGAAGGACTAGAAAAAGAAGAAAGCAACTTTGCAGAAGAAGTAGCCGCTCAAATGGGCGCTAAGTAA
- the recG gene encoding ATP-dependent DNA helicase RecG — protein MLAEAPDWARLQKALEVEEKSGYTDLVGNQYRFSEFLCLEFGKTPTTSTPLLRKQWQEMAIQFAVYQNLTLTQRQHLLAQTKHFILQIQQDLQGITDEKPIPEEKRNYQLPISNSRTKDINNQKKKAFLKINISLDQKLSDLGEIGPRKANYLTRLGLYTVRDLLFYYPRDYIDYSRQVSICDLVAGETVTVVGKVKRCNCFTSPKNKKLTILEIVLQDGPDKLKINRFFAGTRYSYPGFQESLKRNYPVGAIIAASGLVKDNKYGLTLDDPQLEVLANPGDAIESINIGRVVPIYPLTEGVPADLVRQAILAVLPAATEIKDPLPEGLRNQYGLISLPDAIINIHFPTDNAAKDAARRRLVFDEFFYLQLGFLKRRQILRHTQASAILAPTGQLIEQFYQVLPFKLTNAQERVINDILNDLQNPEPMNRLVQGDVGSGKTVVGVVTILAAIQSGYQAALMAPTEVLAEQHYRKLVSWFNLLHLPVELLTGSTRTAKRREIHAQLETGELPLLVGTHALIQDPVNFYRLGLVVIDEQHRFGVHQRAKLQQKGEQPHVLTMTATPIPRTLALTLHGDLDVSQIDELPPGRQAIQTVALSGRDRNQAYDLIRREIAQGQQAYIVFPLVEESEKLDVKAAVEEYQRLSEVIFPEFKLGLLHGRMSSAEKDEAINLFRNNQTQILVATTVIEVGVDVPNASVMMIENAERFGLSQLHQLRGRVGRGAAKSYCLLMSSSQTPDARQRLNVLEQSQDGFFISEMDLRFRGPGQVLGTRQSGLPDFALASLVEDQEVLEIARNAAEKIILRDESLQRWPVLQAELEYRYQKLMGGTILT, from the coding sequence ATGCTAGCAGAAGCACCAGATTGGGCGCGATTGCAAAAAGCCCTGGAAGTAGAAGAGAAAAGCGGTTACACGGACTTAGTAGGAAATCAATACCGCTTTAGCGAGTTTCTTTGCTTAGAGTTCGGCAAAACTCCCACTACTTCCACCCCACTGTTACGAAAGCAATGGCAAGAAATGGCCATTCAGTTTGCTGTTTATCAAAATTTGACACTAACGCAACGTCAACATCTGCTCGCACAAACCAAGCACTTCATCCTGCAAATTCAACAAGATTTGCAGGGCATTACCGACGAAAAACCGATACCAGAAGAAAAGCGAAATTATCAATTACCAATTAGCAATTCTCGCACTAAGGATATCAATAATCAAAAGAAAAAAGCTTTTTTGAAGATAAACATATCACTTGACCAAAAACTGAGTGATTTAGGAGAAATTGGCCCTAGAAAAGCTAATTACTTAACAAGGTTGGGACTTTACACAGTACGCGACCTTCTATTTTACTATCCTCGCGATTACATTGATTATTCCCGTCAAGTAAGTATTTGCGATTTAGTAGCAGGAGAAACAGTTACCGTAGTAGGAAAAGTGAAGCGTTGTAACTGTTTTACTAGCCCCAAAAATAAAAAACTAACTATATTAGAAATAGTACTGCAAGACGGCCCTGACAAACTTAAAATCAATCGATTTTTTGCAGGTACTCGCTATAGTTACCCTGGTTTTCAAGAAAGTTTAAAACGAAATTATCCAGTAGGTGCAATAATTGCTGCTTCTGGATTAGTCAAAGATAACAAATACGGACTTACATTAGACGACCCGCAACTGGAAGTATTAGCTAATCCAGGGGATGCTATTGAATCAATTAATATCGGTCGAGTCGTTCCGATTTATCCCCTAACTGAGGGAGTGCCTGCTGATTTAGTCAGACAAGCTATATTGGCAGTGCTACCAGCAGCTACTGAAATAAAAGACCCTTTGCCAGAAGGGTTGCGAAATCAATACGGATTAATTAGCTTACCCGATGCCATTATTAACATTCATTTCCCTACAGATAATGCTGCCAAAGATGCTGCCCGTCGCCGCTTAGTTTTCGATGAGTTTTTCTATTTGCAATTGGGATTTCTCAAACGCCGTCAAATTTTACGCCACACCCAAGCTAGCGCTATTTTAGCTCCGACTGGTCAACTAATCGAACAATTTTATCAAGTATTACCTTTTAAATTAACCAACGCGCAAGAAAGAGTAATCAACGATATCTTGAACGACTTACAAAACCCAGAACCGATGAATCGGTTAGTGCAAGGAGATGTGGGTTCTGGTAAAACTGTAGTTGGTGTGGTGACGATACTCGCTGCTATTCAATCAGGTTACCAAGCAGCATTGATGGCTCCGACAGAAGTTTTAGCAGAACAACATTACCGTAAGTTAGTTAGTTGGTTTAATTTACTGCATTTACCTGTAGAATTACTTACTGGTTCGACGAGAACTGCTAAAAGGCGAGAAATTCACGCTCAATTAGAAACAGGTGAATTGCCGCTTTTAGTAGGTACTCATGCTTTAATTCAAGACCCGGTAAACTTTTATCGATTGGGTTTAGTGGTGATTGACGAACAACATCGGTTTGGCGTTCACCAACGAGCAAAATTACAACAAAAAGGCGAACAACCTCATGTTTTAACTATGACAGCCACACCGATTCCGCGCACTTTAGCTTTAACTTTGCATGGGGATTTAGATGTCAGTCAAATTGATGAATTACCACCTGGTAGGCAAGCAATTCAGACAGTAGCATTATCGGGGAGAGATCGCAATCAAGCTTATGACTTAATTCGTAGAGAAATCGCTCAAGGTCAACAAGCTTATATTGTATTTCCTTTAGTAGAAGAATCGGAAAAATTAGATGTAAAAGCGGCTGTTGAAGAATATCAACGACTTTCGGAAGTAATTTTTCCTGAATTTAAATTAGGATTGCTTCACGGTCGCATGAGTTCGGCTGAAAAGGATGAAGCAATTAATTTATTTCGCAATAATCAAACTCAAATTCTCGTGGCAACTACCGTGATTGAAGTAGGCGTTGACGTACCGAATGCGTCGGTCATGATGATTGAAAATGCCGAACGTTTTGGTTTATCTCAGTTACATCAATTGCGGGGTCGGGTCGGTCGGGGTGCGGCTAAATCTTATTGTCTGTTGATGAGTAGTTCTCAAACTCCCGATGCGCGTCAGAGGTTAAATGTTTTGGAGCAGTCGCAAGATGGCTTTTTTATCTCAGAAATGGATCTGCGTTTCCGTGGCCCGGGACAAGTTTTAGGTACTCGTCAATCAGGTTTACCGGATTTTGCTTTAGCTAGTTTGGTGGAAGATCAAGAAGTTTTGGAAATTGCCAGAAATGCGGCGGAAAAGATAATTTTGAGAGATGAAAGTTTGCAAAGATGGCCTGTGTTGCAAGCCGAGTTGGAGTATCGGTATCAAAAGTTGATGGGCGGTACGATTTTGACTTGA
- a CDS encoding chloride channel protein, translating to MNSIPNAAVRLNEQPLQGTGQSCQGLTLSSRLTRLFNHLQPSPETVVLILAVLIGSVTGMGVVTFHYLIKSIHSLMLENLMGKISLWGAWTLACVPTIGGLLVGLMRWRWRDLGPSISSLIAATQGKPSAVVRQLRPVTKMVAASISLGTGASLGPEGPSVEIGANFGMLLGQVMQVSQERHRLLLGAGAAAGLAAGFNAPIAGVFFALEVVLGTTFATSAVSVVLLSAVVSALIAQIGLGAQPAFSLPVYEVRSPLELPLYMGLGLLACLVSLTYTQAIQLAQKCFRGELLGFRWLGRIPRFIHPVIGGLCVGLVALQWPQILGIGYETVEAMLQDVEFSLQLLPILLVIKLVMTALSLGSGLVGGVFAPAMFLGASLGAAYGKVLAALLPQMSPYIAAPPAYAMVGMAAVLAGSVRAPLTAILLLFELTRDYRIVLPLMAAVGLSVWLVERLKPTATQGLNLQQMGVNLEKDQNLEILKQMPVSAAMEKLPLMLPGSYNFLEAGLALTRERCHTALVIDAESQLIGLVTLQDINRAIARTQTDSVGSNLAAQTLESICTKEILYAYQDESVAEALDRMAARGLHQLPVVERDNPHQVLGLLQQQGITLACDIAVTSQTLNRYLLTIGETEELPVPKFKQPAL from the coding sequence ATGAACTCGATCCCAAACGCTGCGGTGCGGCTGAACGAACAGCCATTGCAAGGTACGGGACAATCTTGCCAGGGCTTGACTCTTTCTTCCCGTCTGACTCGTCTTTTCAATCATCTCCAACCATCACCAGAAACCGTCGTATTAATTTTGGCGGTACTGATTGGTAGTGTTACTGGCATGGGTGTAGTGACGTTTCATTATTTAATTAAGTCAATCCACAGCCTGATGCTAGAAAACCTGATGGGTAAGATTTCCCTCTGGGGTGCTTGGACTTTAGCCTGCGTACCTACCATCGGTGGTCTACTCGTCGGCTTAATGCGCTGGCGGTGGCGTGACTTAGGGCCAAGTATTTCTTCTTTAATTGCCGCTACACAGGGAAAACCCTCTGCGGTCGTCAGACAACTCCGACCCGTTACTAAAATGGTAGCTGCCTCTATTTCCTTGGGAACGGGGGCTTCTCTTGGCCCGGAAGGACCGAGCGTGGAAATTGGCGCTAATTTCGGTATGTTACTAGGGCAAGTGATGCAAGTGTCTCAAGAACGGCATCGTTTGCTTTTGGGTGCCGGGGCTGCAGCCGGCTTAGCGGCTGGTTTTAATGCTCCTATTGCAGGAGTATTCTTTGCCCTAGAAGTAGTTCTGGGTACTACGTTTGCCACTTCCGCAGTTAGCGTAGTCCTTTTATCGGCTGTAGTTTCGGCTTTAATCGCCCAAATTGGATTGGGGGCGCAACCGGCTTTTAGCTTACCTGTTTATGAAGTTCGCAGCCCCTTAGAATTACCTTTATATATGGGGCTGGGTTTATTAGCCTGTTTGGTATCTCTTACTTATACTCAAGCTATTCAGTTAGCTCAAAAGTGTTTTCGCGGAGAATTACTTGGTTTTCGCTGGCTAGGTCGAATTCCTCGGTTTATTCATCCAGTAATCGGCGGTCTGTGCGTGGGATTGGTGGCTTTGCAATGGCCTCAAATCCTGGGCATCGGTTACGAAACCGTAGAAGCCATGCTCCAAGATGTAGAATTTTCCCTTCAGTTATTACCGATTTTATTAGTAATCAAGCTGGTCATGACCGCCCTCAGTTTGGGTAGTGGCTTAGTTGGTGGGGTGTTTGCCCCAGCCATGTTTTTAGGAGCTTCTTTAGGAGCAGCTTACGGAAAAGTTTTAGCGGCTTTGCTGCCACAAATGAGTCCCTATATTGCCGCACCACCTGCCTATGCAATGGTGGGAATGGCAGCAGTTTTAGCTGGTAGCGTCAGAGCTCCTTTAACAGCTATTTTGTTGCTGTTTGAACTAACGCGAGACTACCGAATTGTTTTACCGTTAATGGCAGCAGTCGGTCTTAGCGTTTGGTTAGTGGAACGACTCAAACCAACTGCTACTCAAGGTTTAAACCTTCAACAAATGGGCGTCAATTTAGAAAAAGACCAGAATCTGGAAATCTTAAAGCAAATGCCAGTATCGGCAGCTATGGAAAAGCTACCTTTGATGTTACCTGGCTCTTATAATTTTCTAGAAGCTGGTCTTGCGCTGACGCGAGAAAGATGCCATACGGCTTTAGTAATTGATGCAGAATCGCAATTAATTGGTTTGGTAACGCTGCAAGATATTAATCGAGCGATCGCACGCACTCAAACTGACAGCGTGGGGAGCAACTTAGCCGCACAAACTCTGGAATCTATCTGCACCAAAGAAATCCTTTACGCTTACCAAGATGAGTCGGTTGCTGAAGCTTTAGACCGCATGGCAGCGCGTGGTTTGCATCAGTTACCCGTGGTTGAGCGAGATAATCCCCATCAAGTTTTAGGCTTATTACAACAGCAGGGGATTACCTTAGCTTGTGATATAGCAGTGACTAGCCAGACACTCAACCGTTACCTATTAACCATAGGAGAAACGGAAGAGTTACCTGTCCCTAAATTTAAGCAACCTGCTTTGTGA